A section of the Macadamia integrifolia cultivar HAES 741 chromosome 9, SCU_Mint_v3, whole genome shotgun sequence genome encodes:
- the LOC122088179 gene encoding uncharacterized protein LOC122088179 isoform X1 yields the protein MFRLFCKKLLQSSTNLPFLQDPYLRSISNANIQPSFSIDYLRNAFRLSLDFSLKACQKIFIRTNSTSRPESVLALFDTYEFPKPQIPKLITKYPSLLFADPDNTLKPKLDFFSNIGISGPDLANILCRDPSVLDCSLEDHVIPLVNFLKSFIHRDEDMAVVLGRLRLLKGVPELMGPNIEILRGQGFPDSIISELILRRPQLLTWKASRFKEKLLQTKQMGFDTSSSLFVLGFHAVSQMNKPTWEAKLEVFSSFGWSENEILSLFRKQPGYLTRSENIIRTHLNFFMYKLDWTAVEMIENSEVLHQSLEKKVIPKCLVLGVLSSKGLFEKERLGKALKMNEVKFLKKFVMKYEKELPELLNLYKSMAESPRPETGSEEGSRDEVMVKAVAVESVVMNSNLNMNLLENGHPISGN from the exons ATGTTTCGTTTATTTTGCAAGAAACTACTGCAATCATCAACCAATCTCCCATTTCTTCAAGACCCATATCTTAGATCCATCTCAAATGCCAATATCCAACCTTCCTTCAGCATAGATTACCTCAGAAATGCTTTCCGATTGTCCCTAGATTTTTCTCTTAAGGCCTGTCAAAAGATTTTTATCAGAACCAACAGCACCAGCAGACCTGAGTCAGTACTTGCACTCTTCGACACCTATGAATtccccaaaccccaaatcccaAAGCTCATCACCAAGTACCCATCACTGCTCTTTGCTGATCCTGACAATACCTTAAAACCCAAATTAGATTTTTTCTCTAACATAGGGATTTCAGGCCCCGATCTTGCAAATATCCTTTGCAGGGATCCAAGCGTTTTAGATTGCAGCTTGGAAGACCATGTCATCCCTTTGGTCAACTTCCTTAAGAGTTTCATTCACAGAGATGAAGATATGGCTGTTGTTCTGGGTCGCTTGAGATTGCTGAAGGGAGTCCCTGAGTTAATGGGTCCAAACATTGAGATCTTGCGAGGTCAGGGCTTTCCTGATTCGATCATTTCAGAGCTAATATTACGCCGACCTCAGTTGTTAACTTGGAAAGCAAGCCGGTTTAAGGAGAAGTTACTGCAAACCAAGCAAATGGGGTTTGACACCTCAAGTTCGCTGTTTGTTCTGGGATTTCATGCGGTTTCACAGATGAATAAGCCTACGTGGGAAGCAAAATTGGAGGTTTTCAGCAGTTTTGGATGGTCGGAGAATGAGATTCTCTCTCTGTTCAGAAAGCAACCTGGTTATTTGACTCGCTCTGAGAATATTATCAGGACCCATTTGAATTTCTTTATGTACAAACTGGATTGGACAGCTGTGGAAATGATCGAGAATTCAGAAGTTTTACACCAAAGCTTGGAGAAGAAAGTTATTCCAAAGTGTCTGGTTCTTGGAGTTCTTTCCTCCAAGGGTCTGTTTGAGAAAGAAAGATTGGGCAAGGCACTGAAGATGAATGAagtgaagttcttgaagaagtTCGTGATGAAGTATGAGAAGGAACTACCTGAGCTGTTGAATTTGTACAAAAGTATGGCGGAATCTCCCAGACCAGAAACTGGATCTGAGGAAGGCAGCAGGGATG AAGTTATGGTGAAGGCGGTAGCGGTGGAGTCTGTTGTAATGAATTCG AATCTCAATATGAATTTGCTGGAGAATGGTCACCCAATTAGTGGAAACTGA
- the LOC122088182 gene encoding uncharacterized protein LOC122088182, protein MAIRVEKWRKFAAPMAISTIRCNPATHRQLLHNGPDTLEELLERHVVKKDKNSVDDEEDAILARRRLTSTRREALSLYRDVIRATRFFVWPDSRGVLWRDVLRENARKEFEEARFERDPEVITRLLISGRDSVQAAIDKLIEKQKQQMERERNDGNRR, encoded by the coding sequence ATGGCCATTAGGGTTGAGAAATGGCGAAAATTTGCAGCTCCCATGGCCATCAGCACCATCAGATGCAACCCTGCAACTCATCGTCAGCTTCTCCACAACGGCCCAGACACATTGGAGGAGCTATTAGAGAGGCACGTGGTGAAGAAAGATAAGAATAGCGTTGACGACGAAGAAGACGCGATTTTAGCTCGTCGTCGCCTCACAAGCACCCGCAGAGAGGCTCTTAGTCTCTACAGAGACGTCATAAGAGCCACTCGCTTCTTCGTCTGGCCTGATTCTCGTGGTGTCTTGTGGCGAGATGTTCTGAGAGAGAACGCTCGTAAGGAATTCGAAGAAGCCCGGTTCGAGAGGGACCCTGAGGTCATCACGAGATTACTTATTTCTGGTAGAGATTCTGTTCAGGCTGCCATTGATAAGCTTATTGAGAAGCAGAAGCAACAGATGGAGCGCGAGCGAAACGATGGAAATCGTCGTTGA
- the LOC122088179 gene encoding uncharacterized protein LOC122088179 isoform X2, with translation MFRLFCKKLLQSSTNLPFLQDPYLRSISNANIQPSFSIDYLRNAFRLSLDFSLKACQKIFIRTNSTSRPESVLALFDTYEFPKPQIPKLITKYPSLLFADPDNTLKPKLDFFSNIGISGPDLANILCRDPSVLDCSLEDHVIPLVNFLKSFIHRDEDMAVVLGRLRLLKGVPELMGPNIEILRGQGFPDSIISELILRRPQLLTWKASRFKEKLLQTKQMGFDTSSSLFVLGFHAVSQMNKPTWEAKLEVFSSFGWSENEILSLFRKQPGYLTRSENIIRTHLNFFMYKLDWTAVEMIENSEVLHQSLEKKVIPKCLVLGVLSSKGLFEKERLGKALKMNEVKFLKKFVMKYEKELPELLNLYKSMAESPRPETGSEEGSRDESQYEFAGEWSPN, from the exons ATGTTTCGTTTATTTTGCAAGAAACTACTGCAATCATCAACCAATCTCCCATTTCTTCAAGACCCATATCTTAGATCCATCTCAAATGCCAATATCCAACCTTCCTTCAGCATAGATTACCTCAGAAATGCTTTCCGATTGTCCCTAGATTTTTCTCTTAAGGCCTGTCAAAAGATTTTTATCAGAACCAACAGCACCAGCAGACCTGAGTCAGTACTTGCACTCTTCGACACCTATGAATtccccaaaccccaaatcccaAAGCTCATCACCAAGTACCCATCACTGCTCTTTGCTGATCCTGACAATACCTTAAAACCCAAATTAGATTTTTTCTCTAACATAGGGATTTCAGGCCCCGATCTTGCAAATATCCTTTGCAGGGATCCAAGCGTTTTAGATTGCAGCTTGGAAGACCATGTCATCCCTTTGGTCAACTTCCTTAAGAGTTTCATTCACAGAGATGAAGATATGGCTGTTGTTCTGGGTCGCTTGAGATTGCTGAAGGGAGTCCCTGAGTTAATGGGTCCAAACATTGAGATCTTGCGAGGTCAGGGCTTTCCTGATTCGATCATTTCAGAGCTAATATTACGCCGACCTCAGTTGTTAACTTGGAAAGCAAGCCGGTTTAAGGAGAAGTTACTGCAAACCAAGCAAATGGGGTTTGACACCTCAAGTTCGCTGTTTGTTCTGGGATTTCATGCGGTTTCACAGATGAATAAGCCTACGTGGGAAGCAAAATTGGAGGTTTTCAGCAGTTTTGGATGGTCGGAGAATGAGATTCTCTCTCTGTTCAGAAAGCAACCTGGTTATTTGACTCGCTCTGAGAATATTATCAGGACCCATTTGAATTTCTTTATGTACAAACTGGATTGGACAGCTGTGGAAATGATCGAGAATTCAGAAGTTTTACACCAAAGCTTGGAGAAGAAAGTTATTCCAAAGTGTCTGGTTCTTGGAGTTCTTTCCTCCAAGGGTCTGTTTGAGAAAGAAAGATTGGGCAAGGCACTGAAGATGAATGAagtgaagttcttgaagaagtTCGTGATGAAGTATGAGAAGGAACTACCTGAGCTGTTGAATTTGTACAAAAGTATGGCGGAATCTCCCAGACCAGAAACTGGATCTGAGGAAGGCAGCAGGGATG AATCTCAATATGAATTTGCTGGAGAATGGTCACCCAATTAG
- the LOC122088181 gene encoding uncharacterized protein LOC122088181, with translation MNEKVAVTLSRMSWCSGRIPERMTGNIEFLRNQGVPESNISNLIFRQPRLLTWPGERFKGIVMEAKEMGLNPTTTTFIHGICAGAGMSKPVWEAKIAVFCSFGGSEDEIFSMLQKSPTICALSEKRIRERLDYFMNELNWTVADLGKCPAAFQCSMENRIVPRCSVLRVLVAKGLIKVEKMVLTEMTNGGVDWSV, from the exons ATGAATGAGAAGGTTGCTGTTACTCTTAGTCGTATGAGCTGGTGCAGCGGTCGAATTCCTGAAAGAATGACGGGCAATATTGAGTTCTTGCGAAATCAGGGTGTACCAGAGTCCAACATTTCGAACCTAATATTTCGTCAACCTCGACTACTTACTTGGCCAGGGGAACGGTTTAAGGGGATCGTCATGGAAGCTAAGGAAATGGGATTGAATCCCACGACTACCACTTTTATCCATGGCATTTGCGCAGGGGCAGGGATGAGTAAACCTGTTTGGGAAGCAAAAATAGCAGTTTTTTGTAGTTTTGGAGGGTCAGAAGATGAGATATTTTCGATGTTACAGAAATCTCCCACCATTTGTGCTCTTTCTGAGAAGAGGATAAGGGAAAGACTGGATTACTTCATGAACGAATTGAATTGGACAGTTGCGGATCTTGGGAAGTGTCCTGCTGCGTTTCAGTGTAGCATGGAGAATAGGATTGTTCCAAGGTGTTCTGTTCTTCGAGTTTTGGTGGCAAAGGGTCTGATAAAGGTGGAGAAAATG GTGCTTACTGAGATGACCAATGGGGGAGTTGACTGGAGTGTTTGA
- the LOC122088179 gene encoding uncharacterized protein LOC122088179 isoform X3 — translation MFRLFCKKLLQSSTNLPFLQDPYLRSISNANIQPSFSIDYLRNAFRLSLDFSLKACQKIFIRTNSTSRPESVLALFDTYEFPKPQIPKLITKYPSLLFADPDNTLKPKLDFFSNIGISGPDLANILCRDPSVLDCSLEDHVIPLVNFLKSFIHRDEDMAVVLGRLRLLKGVPELMGPNIEILRGQGFPDSIISELILRRPQLLTWKASRFKEKLLQTKQMGFDTSSSLFVLGFHAVSQMNKPTWEAKLEVFSSFGWSENEILSLFRKQPGYLTRSENIIRTHLNFFMYKLDWTAVEMIENSEVLHQSLEKKVIPKCLVLGVLSSKGLFEKERLGKALKMNEVKFLKKFVMKYEKELPELLNLYKSMAESPRPETGSEEGSRDGNL, via the coding sequence ATGTTTCGTTTATTTTGCAAGAAACTACTGCAATCATCAACCAATCTCCCATTTCTTCAAGACCCATATCTTAGATCCATCTCAAATGCCAATATCCAACCTTCCTTCAGCATAGATTACCTCAGAAATGCTTTCCGATTGTCCCTAGATTTTTCTCTTAAGGCCTGTCAAAAGATTTTTATCAGAACCAACAGCACCAGCAGACCTGAGTCAGTACTTGCACTCTTCGACACCTATGAATtccccaaaccccaaatcccaAAGCTCATCACCAAGTACCCATCACTGCTCTTTGCTGATCCTGACAATACCTTAAAACCCAAATTAGATTTTTTCTCTAACATAGGGATTTCAGGCCCCGATCTTGCAAATATCCTTTGCAGGGATCCAAGCGTTTTAGATTGCAGCTTGGAAGACCATGTCATCCCTTTGGTCAACTTCCTTAAGAGTTTCATTCACAGAGATGAAGATATGGCTGTTGTTCTGGGTCGCTTGAGATTGCTGAAGGGAGTCCCTGAGTTAATGGGTCCAAACATTGAGATCTTGCGAGGTCAGGGCTTTCCTGATTCGATCATTTCAGAGCTAATATTACGCCGACCTCAGTTGTTAACTTGGAAAGCAAGCCGGTTTAAGGAGAAGTTACTGCAAACCAAGCAAATGGGGTTTGACACCTCAAGTTCGCTGTTTGTTCTGGGATTTCATGCGGTTTCACAGATGAATAAGCCTACGTGGGAAGCAAAATTGGAGGTTTTCAGCAGTTTTGGATGGTCGGAGAATGAGATTCTCTCTCTGTTCAGAAAGCAACCTGGTTATTTGACTCGCTCTGAGAATATTATCAGGACCCATTTGAATTTCTTTATGTACAAACTGGATTGGACAGCTGTGGAAATGATCGAGAATTCAGAAGTTTTACACCAAAGCTTGGAGAAGAAAGTTATTCCAAAGTGTCTGGTTCTTGGAGTTCTTTCCTCCAAGGGTCTGTTTGAGAAAGAAAGATTGGGCAAGGCACTGAAGATGAATGAagtgaagttcttgaagaagtTCGTGATGAAGTATGAGAAGGAACTACCTGAGCTGTTGAATTTGTACAAAAGTATGGCGGAATCTCCCAGACCAGAAACTGGATCTGAGGAAGGCAGCAGGGATGGTAACTTGTAG
- the LOC122088179 gene encoding uncharacterized protein LOC122088179 isoform X4, whose amino-acid sequence MAVVLGRLRLLKGVPELMGPNIEILRGQGFPDSIISELILRRPQLLTWKASRFKEKLLQTKQMGFDTSSSLFVLGFHAVSQMNKPTWEAKLEVFSSFGWSENEILSLFRKQPGYLTRSENIIRTHLNFFMYKLDWTAVEMIENSEVLHQSLEKKVIPKCLVLGVLSSKGLFEKERLGKALKMNEVKFLKKFVMKYEKELPELLNLYKSMAESPRPETGSEEGSRDEVMVKAVAVESVVMNSNLNMNLLENGHPISGN is encoded by the exons ATGGCTGTTGTTCTGGGTCGCTTGAGATTGCTGAAGGGAGTCCCTGAGTTAATGGGTCCAAACATTGAGATCTTGCGAGGTCAGGGCTTTCCTGATTCGATCATTTCAGAGCTAATATTACGCCGACCTCAGTTGTTAACTTGGAAAGCAAGCCGGTTTAAGGAGAAGTTACTGCAAACCAAGCAAATGGGGTTTGACACCTCAAGTTCGCTGTTTGTTCTGGGATTTCATGCGGTTTCACAGATGAATAAGCCTACGTGGGAAGCAAAATTGGAGGTTTTCAGCAGTTTTGGATGGTCGGAGAATGAGATTCTCTCTCTGTTCAGAAAGCAACCTGGTTATTTGACTCGCTCTGAGAATATTATCAGGACCCATTTGAATTTCTTTATGTACAAACTGGATTGGACAGCTGTGGAAATGATCGAGAATTCAGAAGTTTTACACCAAAGCTTGGAGAAGAAAGTTATTCCAAAGTGTCTGGTTCTTGGAGTTCTTTCCTCCAAGGGTCTGTTTGAGAAAGAAAGATTGGGCAAGGCACTGAAGATGAATGAagtgaagttcttgaagaagtTCGTGATGAAGTATGAGAAGGAACTACCTGAGCTGTTGAATTTGTACAAAAGTATGGCGGAATCTCCCAGACCAGAAACTGGATCTGAGGAAGGCAGCAGGGATG AAGTTATGGTGAAGGCGGTAGCGGTGGAGTCTGTTGTAATGAATTCG AATCTCAATATGAATTTGCTGGAGAATGGTCACCCAATTAGTGGAAACTGA